The Lycium barbarum isolate Lr01 chromosome 10, ASM1917538v2, whole genome shotgun sequence genome includes a region encoding these proteins:
- the LOC132614584 gene encoding uncharacterized protein LOC132614584 — protein sequence MMDSADTPDSGHRPPPPPPRTLLFISKFKPFYLLSILILILAISFTISQTDHYKKLFLRLTLSPNTTFLQKILHLVHPTTLNIHKQISRNPIYTTPYCVLWMAPFLSGGGYSSEAWSYILALNKKKDSIFKLKIEQHGDLENVEFWEGLPLEMRNLAIKLHQTQCRLNETVVICHSEPGAWYPPLFETLPCPPIGYGHFKAVIGRTMFETDRVNDEHVKRCNLLDFVWVPTDFHVKTFSESGVDPLKIVKIVQPVDLEFFDPVKYEPLELGSIGNLVMGSPSNVMKFVFLSIFKWEYRKGWDVLLKSYLKEFSGGDDVALYLLTNPYHSDRDFGNKIVEYVENSDLEEPKDGWGRVFVIDEHIAQVDMPRLYKAANAFVLPSRGEGWGRPIVEAMAMTLPVIATNWSGPTEFMTEENSYPLSVDRMSEVTEGPFKGHLWAEPSVDKLQMLMRHVMRNHDEAKGKGKQARYDMMSRFSPEVVTGIVSDHIERIIDHTQ from the coding sequence ATGATGGATTCAGCCGACACACCAGATTCCGGCCACCGCCCACCGCCGCCACCTCCCCGTACTCTTCTTTTCATCTCAAAATTCAAACCCTTTTACTTACTATCAATCTTGATACTCATTTTAGCAATTTCATTCACTATTAGCCAAACAGATCACTACAAAAAACTCTTTCTCAGATTAACCCTCTCACCAAACACCACTTTCCTTCAAAAAATCCTACATTTAGTTCATCCAACAACCTTAAACATCCATAAACAAATTTCAAGAAACCCCATTTACACAACCCCTTATTGTGTTCTATGGATGGCACCATTTCTTTCAGGTGGTGGTTACAGTTCAGAAGCTTGGTCATACATATTAGCTTTAAATAAGAAAAAAGATTCAATCTTTAAATTGAAAATTGAGCAACATGGGGATCTTGAAAATGTTGAGTTTTGGGAAGGTTTACCATTAGAAATGAGAAATTTGGCTATTAAGCTTCACCAAACACAATGTAGATTAAATGAAACTGTTGTTATTTGTCATAGTGAACCTGGTGCTTGGTATCCTCCATTATTTGAGACACTTCCATGTCCACCAATAGGTTATGGTCATTTTAAGGCTGTAATTGGAAGGACTATGTTTGAGACTGATAGAGTTAATGATGAACATGTGAAAAGGTGTAATCTTTTGGATTTTGTTTGGGTTCCTACTGATTTTCATGTGAAAACTTTTAGTGAAAGTGGGGTTGATCCATTGAAGATTGTCAAGATTGTTCAGCCTGTTGATCTTGAGTTTTTCGATCCGGTTAAATATGAGCCGTTAGAACTTGGATCAATAGGGAATTTAGTAATGGGGTCACCTTCAAATGTGATGAAGTTTGTTTTCTTGAGTATTTTCAAGTGGGAGTATAGGAAAGGATGGGATGTTTTGTTGAAGTCTTACTTGAAGGAATTTTCTGGAGGTGATGATGTTGCTTTGTATCTGTTAACGAATCCATATCATTCCGATAGAGATTTTGGCAACAAGATTGTTGAATATGTCGAGAATTCGGATTTGGAAGAACCGAAAGATGGTTGGGGTCGAGTGTTTGTAATTGACGAACACATAGCTCAGGTTGATATGCCCAGGCTATACAAAGCTGCTAATGCATTTGTTTTGCCGTCTAGAGGTGAAGGTTGGGGTAGGCCTATTGTGGAGGCAATGGCAATGACTTTGCCGGTGATTGCTACAAATTGGTCGGGTCCAACTGAATTCATGACAGAAGAGAATAGTTACCCGTTGTCTGTTGATAGAATGAGTGAAGTTACAGAAGGGCCGTTTAAGGGGCATTTATGGGCTGAACCTTCTGTTGATAAGCTGCAAATGCTAATGAGGCATGTAATGAGAAATCATGACGAAGCTAAGGGAAAAGGTAAGCAGGCaaggtatgatatgatgagtAGGTTTTCTCCTGAGGTTGTTACAGGGATCGTCAGTGACCATATCGAACGCATTATTGATCATACACAATGA